Proteins encoded in a region of the Flavobacteriales bacterium genome:
- a CDS encoding MarC family NAAT transporter, protein MELFIVIFGALFSVMNPLGTVPVFVGLTQENTIKEKSQISFWTSFNVMIILFIAFFGGKYMLSFFGISIDALKIAGGLIIASSGFALLTGKFAEHKGMKRERVQKDIKTRSEITLTPLAIPMLAGPGTISLLITFNQTYKEISELLIILGAIVFTVVCIYSILRSSHLIVKLLGASGINALSRIIGFIVIAIGVEYIISSIKNIIQTL, encoded by the coding sequence ATGGAGTTATTCATTGTCATTTTTGGAGCATTATTTTCAGTGATGAATCCTTTAGGGACCGTACCCGTTTTTGTTGGTTTAACCCAAGAAAATACAATCAAAGAAAAAAGTCAAATTTCGTTTTGGACTTCATTCAATGTAATGATCATCTTGTTTATTGCTTTTTTTGGAGGAAAATATATGCTCTCTTTTTTTGGAATAAGTATTGATGCGCTAAAAATTGCTGGAGGGCTCATTATTGCTTCTTCAGGTTTTGCACTTTTAACTGGTAAGTTTGCTGAACATAAAGGGATGAAACGAGAAAGAGTTCAAAAAGATATTAAAACCAGAAGTGAAATTACACTAACGCCTCTAGCAATACCTATGTTAGCTGGTCCTGGAACCATTTCGTTATTAATTACATTTAATCAAACGTATAAAGAAATATCGGAACTTCTGATTATCCTTGGAGCTATTGTTTTTACAGTGGTATGTATTTATAGCATATTAAGATCTTCTCATTTAATTGTAAAGTTATTAGGAGCATCAGGAATTAATGCTTTGTCAAGAATAATAGGCTTCATTGTGATTGCGATAGGAGTAGAGTATATTATTTCATCTATTAAAAATATTATTCAAACATTGTAA
- a CDS encoding T9SS type A sorting domain-containing protein, which produces MAKLLLLLLFIPVPFIAQWTQVSSLPSSFQTDHSFGFAINDTGYIVTGSHFTSFGSFPSNKFYKYSPNDDTWTQLDDFPGGNRGFGIGDVWDNKAYFGFGLNFDNSTGASIYKNDLWEFNPSTSTWTELTSCPCNTRIHPAFVTHQGNIYMGLGNDSNGNLNDWWQYNITTDSWIQKANFPSYERHHPYQFAIGDYVYVGFGHGTAGDEIYDTWYRYNPTDNTWIEVQSIPAEGRVAGTQFSHNGFGYILSGDGSDHQSMEEGEFWKYDPIADSWEQMPSHPGQSRWAPASFVLDDHAYIINGTSYDIYQSEVYKYNMNDNNITHEVTKEPLIEPIISPNPFSDKIVIKVDQLNTEHLNAKIKNILGQTIIETTISSNSSFSVEKLIVGIYFIEFYNNERLISSRKIIKQ; this is translated from the coding sequence ATGGCTAAACTACTTCTCTTATTGCTTTTTATTCCAGTACCTTTCATTGCGCAATGGACACAAGTCAGTTCGCTTCCAAGTAGTTTTCAAACTGACCACTCTTTTGGTTTTGCGATCAACGACACTGGATACATTGTTACAGGAAGTCATTTCACTTCATTTGGTAGTTTTCCTTCCAATAAATTTTACAAATATTCTCCCAACGATGATACTTGGACTCAACTCGATGACTTCCCGGGTGGAAATAGAGGTTTTGGAATAGGAGATGTTTGGGATAACAAAGCCTACTTTGGGTTTGGATTGAACTTTGACAATTCAACTGGTGCATCAATATATAAAAACGATTTATGGGAGTTTAACCCATCAACATCAACTTGGACAGAATTAACTTCTTGCCCCTGTAATACGAGAATACATCCTGCTTTTGTTACGCACCAAGGAAATATTTACATGGGACTGGGAAATGATTCTAATGGAAATTTAAACGATTGGTGGCAATATAATATTACTACTGATTCATGGATTCAAAAAGCGAACTTTCCAAGTTATGAACGTCACCATCCCTATCAGTTTGCAATCGGAGATTATGTCTATGTTGGCTTTGGTCATGGTACTGCTGGGGATGAAATATACGACACTTGGTATCGCTACAATCCAACTGATAACACATGGATAGAAGTTCAAAGTATACCGGCTGAGGGACGAGTTGCTGGAACACAATTTAGTCATAATGGCTTTGGATATATTTTAAGTGGTGATGGTAGTGACCACCAATCTATGGAAGAAGGTGAATTTTGGAAATATGATCCTATTGCTGATAGCTGGGAACAAATGCCATCTCATCCTGGTCAATCGAGATGGGCCCCTGCATCTTTTGTATTAGATGATCATGCTTATATTATTAATGGTACTTCTTACGACATTTATCAAAGTGAAGTTTATAAATACAATATGAATGATAACAATATAACGCATGAAGTGACAAAAGAACCGCTGATAGAACCTATCATTAGTCCTAATCCTTTTTCAGATAAAATCGTCATAAAAGTAGATCAACTTAATACTGAACATTTAAACGCTAAGATTAAAAATATCCTTGGGCAAACAATTATAGAAACTACTATTTCAAGTAATAGTAGTTTCTCTGTGGAAAAACTTATTGTGGGGATATATTTTATTGAGTTTTACAATAATGAACGTTTAATTTCAAGTAGGAAAATCATTAAACAATAA